In the Drosophila biarmipes strain raj3 chromosome X, RU_DBia_V1.1, whole genome shotgun sequence genome, one interval contains:
- the LOC108025774 gene encoding protein no-on-transient A — protein MESAVKLDNKATPLPQRQQRGNQPANKNLGKHNAPKQNDSADGSPAEKKARFGGPNAQNQNQNQNQNQNGAAGGAPNQNKNFGNKGGFAANRNRNNQNQNQNRGANQNRTFPAANANQKPNNEAPKAAVANAPAKANEPANAAANQNQPNQNANKGQNLRQGPNQGQNQGQNQGQGQGNQGGQGGNQGGNQGGPGNQRGQGNQGNQGGPGPHGGQGMQGNQGGQGNQGGQGNGQGFRGRVAGNNQGGGGGGGGPQNQQRDNRNRGPRPGGPGGMNNSNMGGGGGGPRGGEDFFITQRLRSISGPTFELEPVEVPTETKFSGRNRLYVGNLTGDITDDELREMFRPYGEISEIFSNLDKNFTFLKVDYHPNAEKAKRALDGSMRKGRQLRVRFAPNATILRVSNLTPFVSNELLYKSFEIFGPIERASITVDDRGKHMGEGIVEFAKKSSASACLRLCNEKCFFLTASLRPCLVDPMEVNDDNDGLPEKAFNKKMPDFNHERSIGPRFADPNSFEHEYGSRWKQLHNLFKTKQDALKRELKMEEDKLEAQMEYARYEQETELLRQELRKREVDNERKKMEWELREKQVEEMRKREEETMRRHQSEMQSHMNRQEEDLLRRQQENTLFLQAQQLNSLLDQQEGFGGGGGNGGGNNSSFDNFGGNSNSPFEVFRGNNNNNSTMIGNNSGPNTQDSFAFEFGVNNMNQGGNQRGNNGGGNNVPWGRRRF, from the exons ATGGAGAGTGCGGTGAAACTGGACAACAAGGCCACGCCGTTGCCCCAACGCCAGCAGCGGGGCAACCAGCCAGCCAATAAAAACCTCGGCAAGCACAATGCCCCGAAGCAAAATGATTCTGCCGACGGAAGTCCGGCGGAGAAAAAGGCTCGATTCGGTGGACCAAACGCCCAGAACCAGAATCAGAACCagaaccaaaaccaaaatggTGCAGCGGGCGGTGCTCCCAATCAAAATAAGAACTTCGGAAATAAGGGCGGCTTCGCTGCCAACCGCAATCGCAACAATCagaaccaaaaccaaaatcgTGGCGCAAATCAGAACCGGACCTTCCCAGCCGCTAATGCGAAT CAAAAGCCCAATAACGAAGCACCAAAGGCGGCCGTTGCCAATGCACCTGCCAAGGCGAATGAACCGGCAAATGCAGCTGCGAACCAAAATCAGCCGAACCAGAATGCCAACAAGGGCCAAAATCTGCGACAAGGGCCAAACCAAGGCCAAAATCAAGGCCAAAACCAAGGCCAAGGTCAGGGCAACCAAGGGGGTCAAGGAGGAAATCAGGGAGGTAATCAAGGAGGACCAGGAAATCAACGTGGACAAGGGAACCAGGGAAATCAAGGCGGTCCAGGACCTCATGGAGGACAGGGGATGCAAGGAAATCAAGGAGGTCAGGGAAATCAAGGCGGACAGGGAAATGGCCAAGGCTTCAGAGGTCGCGTCGCTGGCAACAACCAAGGCGGAGGTGGTGGCGGCGGAGGACCCCAGAACCAGCAACGGGACAACAGGAACCGTGGTCCACGCCCTGGTGGTCCTGGCGGCATGAATAACTCCAACatgggcggcggaggcggcggtCCCCGTGGCGGAGAGGACTTCTTCATTACCCAGCGATTGCGCAGCATATCCGGACCCACCTTTGAACTGGAGCCCGTTGAAGTGCCCACCGAGACCAAGTTCTCTGGCCGCAATCGCCTGTATGTGGGCAATCTAACTGGCGACATCACCGACGACGAGCTGCGCGAGATGTTCAGGCCGTACGGCGAGATCAGCGAGATCTTCTCGAACCTGGACAAGAACTTCACATTCCTAAAGGTCGACTACCATCCCAATGCCGAGAAGGCCAAGCGCGCTTTGGACGGCTCGATGCGAAAGGGACGCCAGTTGCGGGTTCGCTTTGCCCCCAATGCCACCATCTTGCGGGTGAGCAATCTCACGCCGTTCGTGTCGAACGAGCTGCTGTACAAGTCCTTCGAGATCTTTGGCCCCATCGAGCGGGCCAGCATCACCGTCGACGACCGTGGCAAGCACATGGGCGAGGGCATCGTGGAGTTCGCCAAGAAGTCGTCGGCCAGCGCCTGCCTGCGGCTGTGCAACGAGAAGTGCTTCTTTCTGACCGCATCCCTGCGTCCGTGCCTGGTGGATCCCATGGAGGTGAACGACGACAACGATGGTCTGCCGGAGAAGGCGTTCAACAAGAAGATGCCCGATTTCAACCATGAGCGCAGCATTGGTCCGCGATTCGCCGATCCCAACTCGTTTGAGCACGAGTACGGCTCGCGCTGGAAGCAGCTGCATAATCTGTTCAAGACCAAGCAGGACGCTCTCAAGCGGGAGCTGAAAATGGAGGAGGACAAGCTGGAGGCTCAGATGGAGTACGCTCGCTATGAGCAGGAAACTGAACTGTTGCGCCAGG AGTTGAGGAAGCGCGAAGTGGACAACGAGCGCAAGAAGATGGAGTGGGAGCTGCGCGAGAAGCAGGTCGAGGAGATGCGCAAGCgcgaggaggagacaatgCGGCGGCATCAGAGCGAGATGCAGAGCCACATGAATCGCCAGGAGGAGGACCTCCTGCGCAGGCAGCAGGAGAACACACTGTTCCTGCAGGCGCAGCAGCTCAACTCGTTGCTCGATCAGCAGGAGGGATttggcggcggtggtggcaaCGGCGGCGGCAACAACTCCAGTTTTGACAACTTTGGAGGCAACAGCAATTCACCATTTGAGGTTTTCAGAG gcaataacaacaacaattcCACAATGATTGGAAACAATTCGGGTCCGAATACACAG GACTCCTTCGCTTTTGAATTTGGGGTTAACAATATGAACCAAGGCGGCAATCAACGCGGAAATAATGGCGGAGGAAATAATGTCCCATGGGGACGCCGACGTTTTTAG
- the LOC108025881 gene encoding uncharacterized protein LOC108025881 has translation MSIKVYLPLNYYYLKKPTDLYGQVQINEDNVVAYYVLEASDLEFRDKAVNHEASNMRFLGSILSVDFNADQNQYLKFNMRLCFTYNSSRANISLVYTGITPEYLKHIKLILYEKAMIRNLFIGGESVNRRSTEHGDSDSGACDFVELCRLTQSTLETQNIAGKQAKKSVLHGLTLIADFPIAIFRYIAENVFVNSIMVHTSIYKHFREWQTTCEEGSRPPNIALDRALGIILMLILFSLATQPGDFLIQISHYVIDQLYSLLKVLEGSPIGLKLNIHLNNFFLDCFKYHIELWSTFLDFIEPLVRQVFLAIGAFGCLGLTFQIALLEDLISIIGLHSHCFYIYTKVLYNVERKGLSVLWQVVRGNRYNILKGRTESHNYMNRQLYLATIFFSAILFLFPTTLVYYVVFAALKALTFATLSIFEFFRRQILSLPIEGCMRPFLKGCHDIDCLQIKDVSPQESAFLIHKNQKISVTVYKITAV, from the exons ATGAGCATTAAGGTGTATTTACCCCTCAACTACTATTACCTCAAGAAGCCCACGGATCTGTACGGCCAAGTACAAATAAACGAAGACAATGTCGTGGCGTACTACGTATTGGAGGCCTCCGATTTGGAGTTTCGCGACAAGGCCGTAAATCATGAAGCGAGCAATATGCGTTTTTTGGGTTCTATCCTGAGCGTGGACTTCAATGCAGACCAAAATCAGTATCTTAAGTTCAACATGCGACTGTGCTTCACATACAACAGCAGTCGGGCGAATATAAGCCTGGTTTACACCGGCATTACGCCAGAGTATCTCAAGCACATAAAGCTGATACTCTACGAGAAAGCCATGATACGAAATCTGTTTATTGGCGGGGAATCCGTGAATAGGCGATCCACAGAACACGGCGATAGCGATAGCGGCGCATGCGACTTTGTCGAGCTGTGCAGGCTCACACAATCCACGCTTGAGACCCAAAATATCGCAGGAAAACAGGCCAAAAAGAGTGTCCTCCATGGGCTAACCCTCATTGCCGACTTTCCCATAGCGATATTCAGATATATTGctgaaaatgtgtttgtcaACAGCATAATGGTTCATACCAGCATCTACAAGCATTTCAGGGAGTGGCAGACCACATGTGAAGAGGG GTCTCGCCCGCCTAATATTGCACTTGACAGAGCTTTGGGGATCATACTGATGTTAATACTCTTCTCCCTAGCCACACAGCCGGGAGACTTTCTTATACAAATATCCCAC TACGTTATTGACCAGCTGTACAGCCTGTTAAAAGTACTGGAGGGCAGTCCCATTGGCCTCAAGCTGAACATACACCTGAACAATTTCTTTCTGGACTGCTTTAAGTATCACATTGAATTGTGGTCGACATTTTTGG ACTTTATCGAACCCTTGGTGCGACAAGTTTTCTTGGCCATTGGAGCCTTCGGCTGTTTGGGTCTTACATTCCAGATAGCGCTACTAGAGGACCTTATATCCATTATTGGGTTGCACTCGCATTGCTTCTATATCTATACCAAAGT GCTCTACAATGTGGAAAGAAAAGGTCTTTCGGTACTGTGGCAGGTGGTTCGAGGAAACCGgtacaatattttaaagg GTCGCACTGAGTCCCATAACTATATGAATCGTCAGTTATATCTTGCAACCATATTTTTCTCCGCCATTCTGTTCTTATTTCCCACAACCCTCGTCTACTATGTAGTTTTTGCTGCC CTCAAGGCGCTTACTTTCGCCACTCTCAGCATCTTTGAGTTCTTCCGAAGACAGATACTGAGTCTACCGATTGAAGGGTGTATGAGACCGTTCTTAAAAGGATGCCATGATATAG ATTGCCTGCAAATCAAGGATGTCTCACCCCAAGAAAGCGCCTTTCTGATAcataaaaatcagaaaatcaGCGTGACCGTGTACAAAATTACAGCTGTGTga
- the LOC108025880 gene encoding splicing factor U2AF 50 kDa subunit, with product MGYDDRERDRERRRHRSRSRDRHRDRSRDRRHHRNSRRKPSLYWDVPPPGFEHITPMQYKAMQASGQIPASVVPDTPQTAVPVVGSTITRQARRLYVGNIPFGVTEEEMMEFFNQQMHLVGLAQAAGSPVLACQINLDKNFAFLEFRSIDETTQAMAFDGINLKGQSLKIRRPHDYQPMPGITDTPAIKPAVVSSGVISTVVPDSPHKIFIGGLPNYLNDDQVKELLLSFGKLRAFNLVKDAATGLSKGYAFCEYVDLSITDQSIAGLNGMQLGDKKLIVQRASVGAKNAQNAANTTQSVMLQVPGLSNVVTSGPPTEVLCLLNMVTPDELRDEEEYEDILEDIKEECTKYGVVRSVEIPRPIEGVEVPGCGKVFVEFNSVLDCQKAQQALTGRKFSDRVVVTSYFDPDKYHRREF from the exons ATGGGATATGATG ATCGTGAACGTGATCGCGAGAGACGCCGCCATCGTTCCCGCTCCCGTGACCGCCATCGCGATCGCTCCCGGGACCGCCGCCATCATCGGAACTCCAGGCGCAAGCCGTCGCTCTACTGGGATGTACCGCCACCGGGATTCGAGCACATCACCCCCATGCAGTACAAAGCCATGCAGGCGTCCGGACAAATCCCGGCCAGCGTTGTGCCGGATACGCCGCAGACGGCGGTGCCCGTGGTCGGTTCGACAATCACCCGTCAGGCGCGCCGCCTCTATGTCGGCAACATTCCGTTCGGCGTCACCGAGGAGGAGATGATGGAGTTCTTCAACCAACAGATGCATTTAGTTGGCCTCGCCCAGGCGGCCGGCAGTCCCGTCTTGGCCTGCCAAATCAATTTGGACAAAAACTTTGCTTTCCTCGAATTCCGGTCCATCGACGAGACCACCCAGGCCATGGCATTCGATGGCATCAATTTGAAGGGTCAGAGCTTAAAGATTAGGCGTCCGCATGATTACCAGCCCATGCCCGGCATCACGGATACGCCGGCCATTAAGCCCGCTGTTG TTTCCAGTGGAGTTATTTCGACAGTGGTCCCCGATTCGCCACACAAAATCTTCATTGGAGGTCTGCCAAACTATCTAAATGACGACCAG GTTAAGGAACTGCTTCTGTCGTTTGGCAAGCTTCGAGCATTTAACCTCGTTAAGGACGCCGCTACTGGGTTAAGCAAAGGGTACGCCTTCTGTGAATATGTGGATCTAAGCATCACAGATCAG TCAATTGCCGGCCTGAATGGCATGCAGCTGGGCGACAAGAAACTGATTGTCCAGCGCGCCAGTGTGGGCGCCAAGAATGCGCAGAACGCCGCCAACACCACGCAGTCCGTGATGCTGCAAGTGCCGGGCCTGTCGAACGTGGTGACCTCCGGCCCGCCGACCGAGGTGCTCTGCTTGCTCAACATGGTCACGCCGGACGAACTGCGGGACGAGGAGGAGTACGAGGACATACTGGAGGACATCAAGGAGGAGTGCACGAAGTACGGCGTCGTGCGGAGCGTGGAGATACCCCGCCCCATCGAGGGCGTGGAGGTTCCGGGTTGCGGCAAGGTCTTTGTCGAATTCAACTCGGTGCTCGACTGTCAGAAGGCCCAGCAGGCACTCACCGGAAGGAAATTCAGCGATCGCGTTGTCGTTACATCGTACTTCGATCCTGACAAATACCATAGACGCGAATTCTAA